One window of Mediterraneibacter butyricigenes genomic DNA carries:
- the cbiD gene encoding cobalt-precorrin-5B (C(1))-methyltransferase CbiD, whose translation MEKQDLGTVWKDQKQLRRGYTTGSCSAAAAKAAAGMLLGKEELKTVSLKTPAGLILYLEVEEIQRTAASVSCAIRKDSGDDPDVTNGALVFATVSTDKAEFLKEKDKTWFEDERGLYLTGGEGVGRVTRKGLEQKPGQAAINRVPRDMIFSAVAEQKERYHFHEPLYIEISVPKGAEIAERTFNPRLGIEGGISILGTSGIVEPMSEKALLDTILLEMKMLRDSGHRYCYVVPGNYGSDFLTEQLGYDPAMAVKCSNYIGDTLDLAVQLGMEGILLVGHIGKLVKVAAGVMNTHSRQADCRMEVLASHGAMAGLGQEQVKKIMNCITTTEALEILREAGVLEDVMVSVMGKMEQALIHRAGKQLKLGVIMFSEGEILGKAGKVTEILEEIKREESR comes from the coding sequence ATGGAAAAGCAGGATCTCGGAACAGTCTGGAAAGATCAGAAACAACTGCGCAGAGGGTATACCACCGGAAGCTGCAGTGCAGCGGCTGCAAAAGCGGCGGCAGGGATGTTGCTGGGCAAAGAAGAACTGAAAACAGTCAGCCTGAAAACGCCGGCGGGTCTGATTCTGTATCTGGAAGTGGAAGAGATCCAACGGACGGCAGCTTCTGTGAGCTGTGCAATCCGTAAAGACAGCGGGGATGATCCGGATGTGACCAACGGAGCGTTGGTTTTTGCGACCGTTAGTACAGATAAGGCAGAGTTTTTGAAAGAAAAAGATAAGACCTGGTTTGAAGACGAAAGAGGTCTGTATCTGACTGGCGGAGAAGGTGTGGGCCGGGTGACCAGAAAAGGTCTGGAACAAAAGCCGGGGCAGGCGGCCATCAACCGGGTTCCGAGAGACATGATTTTTTCGGCGGTGGCAGAGCAAAAAGAGCGGTATCATTTTCACGAACCGCTTTATATAGAAATTTCTGTGCCGAAGGGAGCAGAAATCGCGGAGAGAACATTTAACCCGAGATTAGGAATCGAAGGTGGCATTTCCATTCTCGGAACCTCGGGAATCGTGGAGCCGATGAGTGAAAAGGCGCTGCTCGATACCATTTTGCTGGAAATGAAAATGCTGCGGGACAGCGGGCACAGATATTGTTATGTTGTTCCGGGCAATTATGGCAGTGATTTTCTGACAGAGCAGTTAGGCTATGATCCGGCGATGGCGGTAAAATGTTCCAATTATATCGGCGATACGCTGGATCTGGCGGTACAGCTTGGTATGGAGGGAATTCTCCTGGTCGGTCATATCGGCAAACTGGTGAAGGTGGCTGCCGGAGTGATGAATACCCATTCCAGACAGGCGGACTGCCGGATGGAAGTGCTGGCGTCGCATGGAGCGATGGCGGGACTGGGGCAGGAGCAGGTGAAGAAAATCATGAACTGTATTACCACCACCGAGGCACTGGAGATTTTAAGAGAAGCCGGAGTATTGGAAGATGTGATGGTATCTGTGATGGGAAAAATGGAGCAGGCGCTGATCCATCGCGCAGGAAAGCAACTGAAACTGGGCGTGATCATGTTCTCTGAGGGGGAGATCCTGGGAAAAGCAGGAAAGGTCACGGAAATTCTGGAAGAAATAAAAAGGGAAGAAAGCAGATGA
- a CDS encoding aldehyde dehydrogenase, producing MNETQIHELVALQRQYFLTNATLNIDFRIHALKKLQAVILKNEIPIQQAIQKDLGKSGFESYMCETGLVLSEISYMLKHIRKYSRERRVPTPLAQFHSRSYKKPSPYGVTLIMSPWNYPFLLTLDPLVDALAAGNTAIIKPSAYSPATSALIADLLSQCFPEKYVAVVNGGRAENTSLLKQHFDYIFFTGSQAVGKEVMRQASEHLTPVTLELGGKSPCIVEKSANIRLAAKRIVFGKFLNCGQTCVAPDYIYCDRQIKDRLLKEINRQIQKQFGKDPLQNPDYGKIINQKHFDRIRGLIQPDKIFCGGSSDSHTLQIAPTILDNVTFADPVMQEEIFGPVLPVLTFDSLEEAIRNLQTMPHPLALYLFTPDRALAEKVTASCGFGGGCINDTIIHLATSEMGFGGFGASGMGAYHGKDGFDTFTHYKSIVDKKTWLDLPMRYQPYRKLNDRLIHFFLK from the coding sequence ATGAACGAAACACAGATCCATGAACTTGTCGCCTTACAGCGTCAGTACTTTTTGACCAACGCCACATTAAATATCGACTTTCGCATCCATGCTTTAAAGAAACTTCAGGCCGTGATCCTGAAAAATGAAATCCCGATCCAGCAGGCTATCCAAAAGGATCTGGGCAAGAGCGGATTCGAATCTTATATGTGTGAAACCGGTCTGGTTTTAAGCGAGATTTCTTATATGTTAAAACATATCCGGAAATATTCCAGAGAGAGACGGGTTCCCACACCTCTGGCTCAATTTCATTCCCGCAGCTATAAAAAACCTTCGCCTTACGGAGTTACACTGATCATGAGTCCATGGAACTACCCGTTTCTTCTGACTCTGGATCCTCTGGTCGATGCTCTGGCAGCGGGAAATACCGCCATCATAAAGCCAAGTGCTTACTCTCCGGCTACCAGCGCACTGATTGCAGACCTTTTATCTCAGTGCTTTCCTGAAAAATATGTGGCCGTGGTAAATGGCGGCCGTGCAGAAAACACCAGTCTTCTGAAACAACATTTTGACTATATTTTCTTTACCGGAAGTCAGGCTGTCGGGAAAGAAGTCATGCGGCAGGCCAGCGAACATCTGACCCCCGTTACTTTGGAACTGGGTGGAAAGAGTCCCTGTATCGTCGAAAAAAGCGCAAACATCCGACTCGCAGCCAAACGGATCGTCTTCGGCAAATTTTTGAACTGTGGACAGACCTGTGTTGCCCCAGACTACATTTACTGTGATCGTCAGATCAAAGACCGACTGTTAAAAGAAATCAACCGCCAGATTCAGAAACAATTCGGCAAAGATCCTCTGCAAAATCCGGATTACGGAAAAATCATTAATCAAAAACATTTTGACCGGATTCGCGGACTGATTCAGCCGGACAAGATTTTCTGCGGTGGATCAAGTGACTCTCACACTCTGCAGATTGCACCTACGATTCTTGATAATGTAACCTTCGCTGATCCGGTCATGCAGGAAGAGATTTTCGGGCCGGTTCTTCCGGTTCTGACCTTTGACTCTCTGGAGGAAGCCATCCGCAATCTCCAGACCATGCCACATCCGCTTGCTCTCTATCTGTTCACCCCGGATCGTGCACTTGCAGAAAAAGTAACGGCTTCCTGCGGATTCGGCGGCGGTTGCATCAACGATACGATCATCCATCTTGCCACCAGTGAAATGGGATTCGGTGGATTTGGTGCTTCCGGTATGGGAGCTTACCACGGAAAAGACGGATTTGACACCTTTACTCACTACAAAAGCATTGTAGATAAAAAAACATGGCTGGATCTGCCTATGAGATACCAGCCATATCGAAAACTGAATGATCGTCTGATCCATTTCTTCCTGAAGTGA
- the cobM gene encoding precorrin-4 C(11)-methyltransferase: MVIFVGAGPGAEDLITVRGQKYLQQADQIIYAGSLVNPALLDMKKETAIVKNSAYMTLEEVIQAICEEEEKGGLTVRLHTGDPCLYGAIREQMDELDARGISYEVCPGVSSFSGAAAALQAEYTLPSISQSVVITRMAGRTPVPERESIRAFAAHGATMVIFLSAGMLPKLQEELLLGGYTEDTPAALVYKATWPEEKVCNCTVGTLAKTGADHQISKTALIVVGNVLGESYERSLLYHPEFETEYRRKKGNV; this comes from the coding sequence ATGGTAATCTTTGTGGGTGCAGGTCCGGGAGCGGAAGATCTGATCACGGTTCGGGGACAGAAATATCTGCAGCAGGCGGATCAGATCATTTATGCCGGTTCTCTGGTGAATCCGGCACTGCTCGATATGAAAAAAGAAACGGCAATTGTAAAAAATAGTGCATATATGACGTTAGAAGAAGTGATTCAGGCAATCTGCGAGGAAGAGGAAAAAGGCGGTCTGACCGTAAGACTTCATACCGGTGATCCCTGTCTTTACGGTGCAATCCGGGAGCAGATGGATGAACTGGATGCACGGGGGATTTCCTATGAGGTATGCCCCGGTGTCAGTTCTTTTAGCGGAGCGGCGGCTGCATTGCAGGCAGAATACACCCTTCCGTCGATCTCCCAGTCTGTCGTGATCACCAGAATGGCAGGACGGACGCCTGTACCGGAGCGGGAAAGTATCCGTGCATTTGCAGCACATGGTGCGACGATGGTTATTTTCCTCAGTGCGGGGATGTTGCCGAAATTGCAGGAAGAACTTTTGCTTGGCGGTTATACGGAAGATACACCGGCGGCGCTTGTCTATAAGGCAACCTGGCCGGAAGAAAAGGTCTGCAACTGCACCGTCGGAACTCTGGCAAAGACAGGTGCGGATCATCAGATTTCCAAGACAGCGCTGATCGTTGTGGGAAATGTGCTGGGAGAGAGTTACGAACGTTCGCTTTTATACCATCCGGAATTTGAAACGGAATATCGCAGGAAAAAGGGAAACGTGTAA
- a CDS encoding iron-containing alcohol dehydrogenase produces MNIIKKLYCRTFQLGMKLALPFLPYRKPKIVGSVRSLPDIIRKKKCHHVLIITDPGIAALGLTRRLENALRDSGISYTIYDQTCANPTTENVSDALDLYYEHFCDCILGFGGGSSMDCAKAVGARVAKPKQSLAKMKGILKVHHRLPLLMAVPTTAGTGSETTLAAVITDAQTRHKYAINDFPLIPRIAVLDPKVTLSLPPFITATTGMDALTHAVEAYIGRSTTPATRKDALMAVQLIFENIETVYEDGQNIDARRNMLHASYYAGCAFTKSYVGYVHAVAHSLGGEYNVPHGLANAILLPFVLEAYGSVIWSKLKDLAVAAHLASEDTEPEVAAQQFISAIQELKQKFDIPDTVPEIREEDIPKLAHYADKEANPLYPVPVLMNAEELEMFYEKLMEPAS; encoded by the coding sequence ATGAATATCATAAAAAAACTTTACTGCCGCACTTTTCAACTGGGCATGAAACTCGCCCTCCCTTTTCTTCCTTACCGGAAGCCAAAGATTGTCGGAAGTGTCCGCTCTCTTCCCGACATCATCCGCAAGAAAAAATGTCATCACGTTCTGATCATCACGGATCCGGGGATTGCCGCCCTCGGTCTGACCAGACGTCTGGAAAACGCACTGAGAGATTCCGGCATTTCCTATACGATCTATGACCAGACCTGTGCCAATCCGACTACGGAAAATGTATCGGATGCTCTGGATCTGTACTATGAACATTTCTGTGACTGTATCCTCGGTTTCGGTGGCGGATCCAGTATGGACTGTGCCAAGGCCGTCGGCGCGCGCGTTGCCAAACCGAAGCAGTCTCTTGCCAAAATGAAGGGAATTCTGAAAGTACATCACCGACTTCCTCTTTTAATGGCCGTCCCAACTACTGCCGGAACCGGAAGCGAGACTACTCTGGCGGCTGTGATCACAGACGCACAAACGCGTCATAAATATGCGATCAATGATTTCCCACTGATTCCGCGAATCGCAGTACTCGATCCAAAGGTCACCTTAAGTCTGCCACCTTTTATTACCGCAACTACAGGAATGGATGCTCTGACTCACGCCGTGGAAGCCTACATCGGACGTTCCACGACTCCGGCTACACGGAAAGATGCTCTGATGGCGGTTCAACTGATTTTTGAAAACATTGAAACAGTTTACGAAGACGGGCAAAATATCGATGCCCGAAGAAATATGTTGCATGCTTCCTATTATGCCGGCTGTGCATTTACCAAATCTTATGTTGGTTATGTGCATGCAGTGGCACATTCTCTTGGCGGAGAGTATAATGTACCTCATGGACTTGCAAATGCGATCCTTCTGCCGTTTGTCCTGGAAGCTTACGGAAGCGTCATCTGGTCCAAATTAAAAGACCTGGCAGTCGCTGCTCACCTTGCCTCAGAAGATACCGAACCGGAAGTTGCCGCACAACAGTTTATTTCTGCCATTCAGGAGCTGAAACAGAAATTTGATATTCCTGACACCGTTCCTGAAATCCGTGAAGAGGATATTCCAAAACTGGCTCACTATGCTGATAAGGAAGCCAATCCACTTTATCCGGTTCCGGTTCTGATGAATGCGGAAGAACTGGAAATGTTCTACGAAAAACTGATGGAACCCGCATCCTAA
- the cobI gene encoding precorrin-2 C(20)-methyltransferase: MKGTFYAVGVGPGDPELLTMKAIRTIRECPVLAVPISDPECGQPIWNRFAKEERWLEKCAAYQILTGADLDVTEKEMLYLPMPMIREKERLRENHDRCAKQVMEILDVGLDIACVTLGDPSIYATTSYIKVRLEQNGYRTALIPGVPSFCAAAAGLNVTLAENREEIHILPASYDIEKSLSLSGTRILMKTASRTAQVREALEKRGMDVLMAENCGMEQEQFYHSVKEIPDKTSYYSLYIVKEPKEETKW, from the coding sequence ATGAAAGGAACATTTTATGCAGTGGGAGTAGGACCGGGAGATCCGGAACTTCTGACGATGAAGGCAATCCGAACGATCCGGGAATGTCCGGTGCTGGCAGTGCCCATATCCGATCCTGAATGTGGACAACCAATCTGGAACCGATTTGCAAAGGAAGAGAGATGGCTGGAAAAATGTGCAGCCTATCAGATTTTGACGGGCGCAGATCTGGATGTGACAGAAAAAGAGATGCTCTATCTGCCGATGCCGATGATTCGGGAGAAAGAACGGCTCAGAGAGAATCATGACCGGTGTGCAAAACAGGTGATGGAGATTCTGGATGTGGGGCTGGATATCGCCTGTGTGACGCTGGGGGATCCTTCGATTTATGCAACCACTTCTTATATAAAAGTCAGGCTGGAGCAGAATGGATACAGAACGGCGTTGATTCCGGGGGTTCCGTCTTTTTGTGCGGCGGCAGCAGGCTTGAATGTGACGCTGGCAGAGAATAGGGAAGAAATTCACATCCTTCCGGCGTCCTATGACATTGAAAAGAGCCTGTCTCTTTCCGGAACCAGGATTCTGATGAAGACGGCCAGCCGGACAGCGCAGGTTCGGGAGGCTCTTGAAAAAAGAGGAATGGACGTTTTGATGGCGGAGAATTGCGGGATGGAACAGGAACAATTTTACCACAGTGTAAAAGAAATTCCGGATAAGACCAGTTATTATTCTCTGTATATTGTGAAGGAACCGAAGGAGGAAACAAAATGGTAA
- a CDS encoding sirohydrochlorin cobaltochelatase — translation MDKKKNPERKKSEMDKRGILMVSFGTSHLDTMAKTIEVLEKEVAEQYPENPVYRAFTSQMVLTKLKEQGLEFDNMEQALLRMKEDGIRELVVQPTHIIAGIEYEKMLEQLKMYRLEFSEIRVGRPLMDQAGDYKEAVEAVLAEERDTIGSKDTALLLMGHGTSHRATAVYPTLEYTFHLMGYSNVYVGTVEGYPELEDLEKRIREKPYKKVCLRPFLLVAGDHAKNDMAGEKESWKNYFEEKGYEVETKIRGLGECEGIRRMFYQHLKEATELE, via the coding sequence ATGGACAAGAAAAAGAATCCGGAAAGGAAGAAATCGGAGATGGATAAACGGGGAATTTTAATGGTCAGCTTTGGAACCAGCCATTTGGACACGATGGCAAAAACCATTGAAGTGCTGGAAAAAGAAGTGGCAGAGCAGTATCCGGAAAATCCGGTGTATCGTGCATTTACCAGTCAGATGGTTCTGACAAAATTAAAAGAACAAGGGCTGGAATTTGATAACATGGAACAGGCACTTTTGCGGATGAAAGAAGACGGAATTCGGGAACTTGTGGTGCAGCCGACCCACATTATTGCGGGAATCGAGTATGAGAAAATGTTGGAGCAGTTAAAAATGTATCGCCTGGAATTTTCTGAAATTCGAGTCGGAAGACCGCTGATGGATCAGGCCGGGGATTATAAAGAAGCGGTGGAAGCGGTGCTGGCAGAAGAACGGGATACGATCGGGAGCAAAGATACGGCATTGCTCCTGATGGGACATGGAACCAGCCACAGAGCCACAGCAGTATATCCAACTCTGGAATACACCTTTCATTTGATGGGATATTCCAATGTTTATGTGGGAACCGTGGAGGGCTATCCGGAACTGGAAGACCTGGAAAAAAGGATTCGTGAGAAACCGTATAAAAAGGTATGTCTGCGTCCGTTTTTGCTGGTGGCAGGCGACCATGCCAAAAACGATATGGCAGGAGAAAAAGAATCCTGGAAGAACTATTTTGAAGAAAAAGGATATGAAGTGGAAACAAAAATCCGGGGCTTAGGAGAATGTGAGGGTATTCGCCGGATGTTCTATCAACATTTGAAAGAAGCAACGGAACTTGAGTGA
- a CDS encoding MarR family winged helix-turn-helix transcriptional regulator — MIERFEQLTLGVSRIYKNIQKIKKQSMESFGLKSTHVMCLHYLSLYPDGLSAAELCRKCEENKAGISRILTDLEHRSLIQYLPSSGGKKYRSRAVLTEEGQAQSLQINQRILQAVEAASQGISDSQRAVFYRVLLQIGENLEEFCNGE, encoded by the coding sequence ATGATCGAACGTTTTGAACAACTGACTCTCGGAGTCTCACGGATCTATAAAAATATACAGAAGATCAAAAAACAGAGTATGGAGTCTTTCGGACTGAAAAGTACCCACGTCATGTGTCTTCACTATCTCAGCCTGTATCCTGATGGTCTGAGTGCCGCTGAGCTCTGTCGGAAATGTGAAGAAAATAAGGCCGGCATTTCCCGGATCCTGACGGATCTGGAACATCGCAGTCTCATTCAATATCTTCCTTCTTCCGGCGGCAAAAAATACCGAAGTCGCGCTGTACTCACGGAAGAGGGGCAAGCACAGTCGCTCCAGATCAATCAGCGGATTCTTCAGGCGGTGGAAGCGGCCAGTCAGGGAATCAGTGATTCACAGCGGGCTGTGTTTTATCGGGTGTTGCTGCAAATCGGGGAGAATCTGGAAGAATTTTGTAACGGCGAATGA
- the cobK gene encoding precorrin-6A reductase, giving the protein MKKWMIFSFTEKGSEWNKTLLDWRISLGDSCKGYTVSRYAKKYGLAELPADWKDEIGKGWGETIYMFIGATGIAIRAVAPFVKDKFKDSPVLSIDEKGQFILPLLSGHIGGAVELAKEIGKYISAQPVITTATDVENVFAVDVYAKKKGLCLDDREKAREISAMALDGTLDLKTQVKEVDTFPPMELREKDCIYLAPKNIYVGIGCKKGILGEHLRKMLHKVLDRLDLKEVQICEIGSIDLKAEEPGILELKRELGVPFRTFSAGELSRVETVSQGSDFVKKVTGVDNVCERAAKLLCPNGDMLQPKMAMEGCTFAIVQDSKPAGSKTAAKAQKFEGLKEEEKTTFIKILIFSGTTEGRELVEFLADYPVQVYASVATDYGKECMKPQENLTVLTGRMDEPDICDFLKKVHPDLVIDATHPFARVVTENIKAACAETKMDYLRCMRDGGENKHTEKPKSESFIVGSVQEAADFLAQTKGKILITTGSKELACYQSIPDYKERCYARVLSTEQAVKDSHRLGFEGAHLIAMQGPFSVEMNVATLKLTQAEWFVTKESGKNGGYEEKVRAAQDAGVHLVVVGRPEETGESLEQVKEILKDRFGDVER; this is encoded by the coding sequence ATGAAGAAGTGGATGATTTTTAGTTTTACAGAAAAAGGAAGCGAATGGAATAAAACACTCCTGGACTGGAGAATCAGTCTGGGGGATTCCTGCAAGGGATATACCGTATCACGCTATGCAAAAAAATACGGTCTGGCGGAACTTCCAGCAGATTGGAAAGATGAGATCGGAAAAGGCTGGGGTGAGACGATATACATGTTTATCGGGGCGACAGGGATTGCGATCCGAGCGGTTGCTCCTTTTGTGAAGGATAAATTTAAGGATTCACCGGTGCTTTCCATAGATGAAAAGGGGCAGTTTATTTTGCCGCTTTTGTCCGGTCATATTGGAGGAGCAGTGGAGCTGGCAAAGGAAATCGGGAAATACATATCAGCGCAGCCGGTGATTACGACGGCAACGGATGTGGAAAATGTATTTGCTGTGGATGTCTATGCAAAGAAGAAAGGCTTATGTCTGGATGACCGGGAGAAAGCCAGAGAAATTTCGGCAATGGCATTGGATGGAACGCTGGATTTGAAGACGCAGGTGAAGGAAGTCGATACGTTTCCTCCGATGGAACTTCGGGAAAAAGACTGTATTTACCTTGCTCCGAAAAATATTTACGTGGGGATTGGGTGTAAGAAAGGAATCCTCGGAGAACATTTGCGGAAAATGCTTCACAAAGTTTTGGATCGCTTGGATTTAAAAGAAGTTCAAATCTGTGAGATTGGAAGCATTGACCTGAAAGCGGAGGAACCGGGGATTCTGGAGTTGAAACGAGAACTTGGTGTGCCGTTTCGGACATTTTCTGCCGGAGAATTAAGCCGGGTGGAAACAGTGAGTCAGGGATCGGATTTTGTAAAAAAAGTGACCGGAGTCGATAATGTGTGTGAACGGGCGGCAAAACTTCTGTGCCCAAATGGAGACATGTTGCAGCCGAAGATGGCTATGGAAGGATGTACGTTTGCAATTGTGCAAGACAGTAAGCCGGCAGGAAGCAAGACGGCAGCAAAAGCTCAGAAATTCGAAGGGCTAAAGGAGGAAGAAAAGACGACATTCATAAAGATCCTGATTTTTTCCGGAACCACAGAAGGAAGGGAACTGGTGGAATTTCTGGCGGATTATCCGGTACAGGTTTATGCCAGCGTGGCAACTGATTATGGAAAAGAGTGCATGAAACCACAGGAAAATCTGACGGTTCTGACCGGACGTATGGACGAGCCGGATATCTGTGATTTCCTGAAAAAAGTGCATCCGGACCTAGTAATTGATGCGACCCATCCATTTGCCAGAGTGGTGACAGAAAATATTAAAGCAGCATGTGCGGAAACAAAAATGGATTACCTGCGGTGCATGAGAGATGGAGGCGAAAACAAACACACAGAGAAACCGAAGTCGGAAAGTTTTATCGTGGGATCGGTACAGGAAGCCGCAGATTTTCTGGCGCAGACAAAGGGAAAGATTTTGATTACCACCGGCAGCAAGGAACTTGCCTGCTATCAAAGCATTCCGGATTATAAAGAACGGTGTTATGCCCGGGTGCTGTCCACGGAACAGGCAGTGAAAGACAGCCACAGGCTCGGATTCGAAGGGGCACATCTGATTGCGATGCAGGGACCGTTTTCGGTGGAAATGAATGTGGCAACTCTGAAACTCACACAGGCAGAATGGTTTGTGACAAAAGAATCCGGGAAAAATGGCGGCTATGAGGAAAAAGTCAGAGCAGCACAGGATGCCGGAGTACATCTTGTGGTTGTCGGACGGCCGGAAGAAACAGGGGAGTCCTTAGAACAGGTAAAAGAGATTCTGAAAGACCGGTTTGGAGATGTTGAGAGATAG
- the cbiE gene encoding precorrin-6y C5,15-methyltransferase (decarboxylating) subunit CbiE: MCEMRQVTRASRQIGLIGIGMGTEEMLTESARTFLADSDCVIGAKRMVEPFRKAGQDGAEHGTDRVWIEEYRKEAIVQILKEHPEYRKVAVLFSGDCGFYSGAKGLNHLLEESGEWVKDEHGAYEVQWFPGISSLQYFCAKIHKSWEDAKIISLHGTEENAIDAILYRKKIFLLLGDTKRSDALCEKLQYYQITEGTIWIGKNLSYPEETIEKKSLKDLEKEDLQGLCVALIERKHPLVRRTGSIADEEFIRGKVPMTKSEVRSLCLAKLNLPEDGILYDIGAGTGSVSVEAAVKGGNRKIYAIEQNPEGVELIRQNARKFYADQIRIIEGKAPEVLKDLEAPTHAFVGGSSGNLREILNCLKGKNPQVKIVMTCISLKTLSEVLELMAENVLVDTEVLQIAVSKAKQVGVHPMMMGQNPIYLISGNLETSRS, encoded by the coding sequence ATGTGTGAAATGCGTCAAGTGACTCGTGCCAGCCGGCAGATCGGGCTCATCGGAATCGGGATGGGAACCGAAGAAATGCTGACAGAATCAGCGAGAACATTTCTTGCAGACAGTGACTGCGTGATCGGAGCAAAGCGGATGGTCGAACCATTTCGAAAAGCCGGGCAGGACGGAGCAGAGCATGGAACTGACAGAGTCTGGATCGAAGAATATCGAAAGGAAGCCATTGTGCAGATCCTGAAAGAGCATCCGGAATATCGCAAGGTGGCGGTACTGTTCTCCGGAGACTGCGGATTTTACAGCGGAGCAAAAGGTCTGAATCACCTGTTGGAAGAAAGCGGCGAATGGGTGAAAGACGAGCATGGAGCATATGAGGTCCAGTGGTTCCCGGGGATTTCTTCCTTACAGTATTTTTGTGCGAAGATCCACAAAAGCTGGGAGGATGCAAAGATCATAAGCCTTCACGGGACCGAGGAAAATGCAATCGATGCGATCCTGTACCGAAAGAAAATATTTTTGCTTCTGGGAGACACGAAACGATCCGATGCCTTGTGTGAGAAGCTGCAATATTATCAGATAACAGAAGGAACCATCTGGATCGGAAAAAATCTGTCCTATCCGGAGGAAACCATAGAAAAGAAATCCTTAAAGGATCTGGAAAAAGAAGATTTACAGGGTCTGTGTGTGGCGCTGATTGAACGGAAACATCCGTTGGTGCGTCGGACAGGAAGCATTGCGGATGAAGAATTTATCCGGGGAAAGGTTCCCATGACGAAATCGGAGGTGCGAAGTCTGTGCCTTGCCAAATTAAATCTTCCGGAGGACGGGATTTTGTATGATATCGGGGCGGGAACGGGCTCTGTTTCCGTGGAAGCGGCGGTAAAGGGCGGAAACCGTAAAATTTATGCCATTGAGCAAAATCCGGAAGGCGTGGAACTGATCCGGCAAAATGCCAGAAAATTTTATGCGGATCAGATCAGGATTATAGAAGGAAAGGCACCGGAGGTGCTGAAAGATCTGGAAGCACCAACCCATGCATTTGTCGGCGGAAGTTCCGGAAATCTCCGGGAAATCCTGAATTGTTTAAAAGGAAAAAATCCACAGGTAAAGATTGTGATGACCTGCATTTCTCTGAAAACTCTGTCAGAGGTTCTGGAATTGATGGCGGAAAATGTGCTGGTGGATACGGAAGTGTTGCAGATCGCAGTCTCAAAAGCAAAGCAGGTGGGAGTTCACCCGATGATGATGGGACAAAATCCGATCTATCTGATTTCGGGAAATCTGGAAACGAGCCGAAGTTGA
- the cobJ gene encoding precorrin-3B C(17)-methyltransferase — protein sequence MQEEKMVSVIGIGPGGKQWLTQEAEEAIRRSDLVVGYTVYVELVRAYFPEKEYLTTPMKQEAKRCEMALAEANEGKQVAMVCSGDAGVYGMAGLMLELGTSYPNVEIRICPGITAALAGGAVLGAPLTHDFAVISLSDLLTPKEKIEKRLKAAAMADFVICLYNPSSKKRKDYLAWACGCMMEYKKKETVCGIVRNIGREGQESKILTLEELQHTQVDMFSTVFVGNEETREIDGKMVTPRGYRNV from the coding sequence ATGCAAGAAGAGAAAATGGTATCCGTTATCGGGATCGGGCCGGGTGGAAAACAGTGGCTGACCCAGGAAGCGGAAGAGGCGATCCGCCGGAGTGATCTGGTGGTGGGCTATACGGTGTACGTGGAACTGGTGCGGGCATATTTTCCGGAAAAAGAATATCTGACGACTCCGATGAAGCAGGAAGCAAAACGGTGTGAGATGGCACTTGCGGAGGCAAACGAAGGCAAACAAGTGGCTATGGTATGCAGCGGAGATGCCGGAGTCTATGGCATGGCAGGTCTGATGCTGGAGCTGGGAACTTCTTATCCGAACGTGGAAATCCGAATCTGCCCGGGAATTACTGCAGCACTGGCAGGCGGAGCGGTGCTGGGTGCGCCTTTGACTCACGATTTTGCGGTGATCAGTTTAAGTGATCTGCTGACGCCGAAGGAGAAAATAGAAAAACGGCTGAAAGCGGCGGCAATGGCGGATTTTGTGATCTGTCTTTACAATCCTTCCAGCAAAAAGAGAAAAGATTATCTGGCGTGGGCCTGCGGGTGTATGATGGAGTATAAAAAGAAGGAAACCGTCTGCGGCATTGTGCGAAATATCGGAAGAGAGGGGCAGGAGTCGAAGATCCTGACACTGGAAGAATTGCAGCACACGCAGGTAGATATGTTTTCCACGGTGTTTGTGGGAAATGAAGAGACCAGAGAGATTGACGGGAAAATGGTGACACCCAGGGGGTATCGAAATGTGTGA